A window of the Rhizobium brockwellii genome harbors these coding sequences:
- a CDS encoding ligase-associated DNA damage response DEXH box helicase, protein MDQIDSEARTLLPAAFTRWFAEKGWRPRAHQLELLARAEAGESTLLIAPTGAGKTLAGFLPSLTDLTRRGKIPPGSAFTGIHTLYVSPLKALAIDIERNLMKPVEEMGLPVTVENRTGDTPNAKRQRQKLNPPDILLTTPEQVALLLANREAERFFKDLKYIVLDELHSLVTSKRGHMLSLGLARLRRLAPGLKTIGLSATVAEPMDLQKWLVGQQEGSEHHAGLVVVEGGAKPDISILSTEERIPWAGHSARYAIPDVYNKLVEHRTTLLFVNTRSQAEMLFQALWTINDDNLPIALHHGSLDVGQRRKVEAAMAENRLRAVVATSTLDLGIDWGDVDLVIHVGAPKGASRLAQRIGRANHRMDEPSKAILVPANRFEVMECQAALDANYIGAQDTPPVGRGALDVLAQHVLGMACAEPFDLLELYDEIISASPYADLSWETFERIVDFVATGGYALRTYERYARIRKTKEGRWRVSNPAVAQQYRLNLGTIVESPMLNIRMVKRGEGGRIGRGGATLGKVEEYFLEQLSPGDTFVFSGKVLRFEGIRENECLASQAFSLDPKIPSYNGGKFPLSTYLAEQVRAMIADPDRWRRLPDQVRDWLSLQNDKSMLPRRDEFLIETFPRGSRGYMVAYPFEGRLAHQTLGMLLTRRLERIGAKPLGFVATDYSLAVWGLEDMGLMIGNGRLSLSDLFDEDMLGDDLEAWLDESFLLKRTFRNCAVIAGLIERRHPGKEKSGRQITVSADLIYDVLRSHEPDHILLQATRQDAATGLLDIGRLGDMLRRIRGHITHRALDHISPLAVPVMLEIGREAVPGEAHDALLAEAADDLIAEALA, encoded by the coding sequence GTGGACCAGATCGATTCCGAAGCCCGTACCCTGCTTCCTGCCGCCTTTACCCGCTGGTTTGCGGAAAAGGGCTGGCGCCCGCGCGCCCATCAGCTGGAACTGCTCGCCCGCGCCGAGGCCGGCGAAAGCACGCTGCTGATCGCCCCGACCGGCGCCGGCAAGACGCTCGCCGGTTTCCTGCCCTCGCTCACCGATCTCACCCGCCGTGGCAAGATCCCGCCGGGCTCCGCCTTCACCGGCATCCACACCCTCTATGTCTCGCCACTGAAGGCGCTTGCCATCGACATCGAGCGCAACCTGATGAAGCCGGTCGAGGAGATGGGCCTGCCTGTCACCGTCGAAAACCGCACCGGCGACACGCCGAACGCCAAGCGCCAGCGCCAGAAGCTCAACCCGCCGGATATTCTGCTGACGACGCCCGAACAGGTCGCCCTGCTGCTGGCAAACCGGGAGGCCGAGCGCTTCTTCAAGGACCTGAAATATATCGTCCTCGACGAGCTGCATTCGCTGGTCACCTCCAAGCGCGGCCATATGCTTTCGCTCGGCCTAGCGCGTCTCCGCCGCCTTGCCCCCGGCCTCAAGACCATCGGCCTGTCGGCCACCGTCGCCGAACCCATGGATCTGCAGAAATGGCTGGTCGGCCAGCAAGAGGGTAGCGAACATCATGCCGGCCTCGTTGTCGTCGAAGGCGGCGCCAAACCCGATATCTCGATCCTGTCGACCGAGGAGCGCATTCCCTGGGCCGGCCATTCCGCCCGATATGCCATTCCCGATGTCTACAACAAGCTCGTTGAACATCGCACGACGCTGCTTTTCGTCAACACCCGCAGCCAGGCCGAAATGCTTTTCCAGGCGCTCTGGACGATCAATGACGACAACCTGCCGATCGCACTCCACCACGGCTCGCTCGACGTCGGCCAGCGCCGCAAGGTCGAGGCGGCGATGGCCGAAAACCGGCTGCGCGCCGTCGTTGCCACCTCCACCCTCGATCTCGGCATCGACTGGGGCGATGTCGATCTCGTCATCCATGTCGGCGCGCCGAAGGGCGCCTCGCGCCTTGCCCAGCGCATCGGCCGCGCCAACCACCGCATGGACGAGCCCTCGAAGGCGATCCTCGTGCCTGCCAACCGTTTCGAGGTCATGGAGTGCCAGGCCGCCCTCGACGCCAATTATATCGGCGCACAGGACACTCCGCCGGTCGGGCGCGGCGCGCTCGACGTGCTCGCCCAGCATGTGCTCGGCATGGCCTGCGCCGAACCTTTCGACCTGCTGGAACTCTACGATGAAATCATCAGCGCCTCGCCCTATGCCGATCTGAGCTGGGAAACCTTCGAGCGTATCGTCGATTTCGTCGCGACCGGCGGTTATGCGTTGCGGACCTATGAGCGTTACGCCCGCATCCGCAAGACCAAGGAGGGCCGTTGGCGCGTCTCCAATCCGGCGGTCGCCCAGCAATATCGCCTCAACCTCGGCACCATCGTCGAAAGCCCGATGCTGAATATCCGCATGGTCAAGCGCGGCGAGGGCGGCAGGATCGGTCGCGGCGGCGCTACCTTGGGGAAGGTCGAGGAATATTTCCTCGAGCAATTGTCGCCGGGCGATACCTTCGTCTTCTCCGGCAAGGTGCTGCGCTTCGAGGGCATCCGCGAAAATGAGTGCCTGGCGTCGCAGGCCTTTTCGCTCGATCCGAAGATCCCCTCCTATAATGGCGGCAAGTTTCCGCTGTCGACCTATCTCGCCGAGCAGGTGCGGGCGATGATCGCCGATCCCGATCGCTGGCGCCGCCTGCCGGATCAGGTGCGCGACTGGCTGTCGCTGCAGAACGACAAGTCGATGCTGCCGAGGCGCGACGAGTTCCTGATCGAAACTTTTCCGCGCGGCAGCCGCGGTTATATGGTCGCCTATCCCTTCGAAGGCCGTCTCGCCCACCAGACGCTCGGCATGCTGCTGACCCGCCGGCTGGAGCGGATAGGCGCCAAGCCCCTCGGTTTCGTCGCCACCGATTATTCGTTGGCCGTCTGGGGCCTCGAGGATATGGGCCTGATGATCGGCAATGGCCGGCTCAGCCTCTCCGACCTCTTCGACGAAGACATGCTCGGCGACGATCTCGAAGCATGGCTCGACGAATCCTTCCTGTTGAAGCGCACCTTCCGCAATTGCGCCGTGATTGCCGGCTTGATCGAGCGCCGCCATCCGGGCAAGGAAAAGAGCGGCCGCCAGATCACCGTCTCGGCCGATCTGATCTACGACGTGTTGCGCAGCCACGAACCGGATCACATCCTCCTGCAGGCGACGCGGCAGGATGCGGCGACGGGACTTTTGGATATTGGCCGTCTTGGCGATATGCTGAGACGAATCAGGGGCCACATCACCCACCGCGCTCTCGATCATATTTCCCCGCTCGCCGTGCCGGTGATGCTGGAAATCGGACGCGAGGCGGTGCCGGGTGAGGCCCATGACGCGCTCCTGGCCGAAGCGGCGGACGATCTGATCGCCGAAGCGCTCGCTTGA
- the pdeM gene encoding ligase-associated DNA damage response endonuclease PdeM, with protein MNRLALARDISGLAVMPGIETSVHGIAAVCDPLGALYLPDAGLLVVSDLHLEKGAAFARRGMMLPPYDTLATLTVLAAVISRYDPKLVVSLGDNFHDRIGSKHLPENFRTLIVNMARGREWIWINGNHDPDGIVDLPGTSADEMHYAGLTFRHEPKNGLQSGEIAGHLHPSATVRRREKSVRRPCFATDGARLLMPAFGLMSGGLDLGHQAMKGLFDKALLVAHLLGKDRIYSVRYGNLWG; from the coding sequence ATGAACCGCCTGGCGCTGGCGCGCGACATATCAGGACTGGCCGTGATGCCGGGCATCGAGACATCGGTCCATGGCATTGCCGCCGTCTGCGATCCGCTCGGCGCCCTCTATCTGCCCGATGCCGGCTTGCTCGTCGTTTCCGACCTGCATCTGGAAAAGGGCGCAGCCTTCGCCCGTCGCGGCATGATGCTGCCGCCTTACGATACGCTGGCGACGCTGACCGTCCTTGCCGCCGTCATCTCGCGTTATGATCCGAAGCTCGTCGTCTCGCTCGGCGATAATTTCCACGACCGCATCGGTTCGAAGCATCTGCCGGAGAATTTCCGCACGCTGATCGTCAATATGGCCCGCGGCCGCGAATGGATCTGGATCAATGGCAACCATGATCCGGATGGCATCGTCGATCTACCGGGCACATCCGCCGACGAGATGCATTATGCCGGCCTGACCTTTCGGCACGAGCCGAAGAACGGCTTGCAGAGCGGCGAAATCGCCGGCCACCTGCACCCGTCGGCGACTGTCCGCCGGCGTGAAAAATCCGTCCGCCGCCCGTGCTTCGCCACCGACGGCGCCCGCCTGCTGATGCCGGCCTTCGGCCTCATGAGCGGCGGCCTGGATCTCGGCCATCAGGCAATGAAGGGCCTGTTCGACAAGGCTTTGCTGGTGGCGCATCTGCTCGGCAAGGACCGGATTTATTCTGTCAGGTATGGGAATTTGTGGGGGTAG
- a CDS encoding transglycosylase SLT domain-containing protein: MRTRIVLTAVGLALLAGCATAPKQTRNICAVFDERDGLFSSWQSAAERTEKKYGVPVPILMATMYTESGFQPYARPPRTKLFGFIPWTRPSTAYGYSQALDGTWDHYQSQTGNWTARRANFADAIDFIGWYHYQNSVETGIPLNDAYNLYLAYYSGPTGYKRGDWRSNGQLQQTAQKFARMAGTYQRQLQECD, encoded by the coding sequence ATGCGTACTCGTATCGTTCTGACGGCCGTGGGTCTCGCGCTGCTTGCCGGCTGCGCGACGGCGCCGAAGCAGACGAGGAACATCTGTGCCGTCTTCGACGAGCGCGACGGGCTCTTCTCCAGCTGGCAGAGTGCCGCCGAGCGGACGGAGAAGAAATATGGCGTGCCCGTGCCGATCCTGATGGCGACGATGTATACCGAATCCGGCTTCCAGCCCTATGCGCGGCCGCCGCGCACCAAGCTGTTTGGCTTCATTCCCTGGACCCGACCTTCGACGGCCTACGGCTATTCGCAGGCACTCGACGGGACCTGGGATCACTACCAGTCGCAGACGGGGAACTGGACCGCGCGGCGGGCGAACTTCGCCGACGCGATCGATTTCATCGGCTGGTATCACTACCAGAACAGCGTGGAGACCGGCATTCCGCTGAACGATGCCTATAATCTCTATCTCGCCTATTACTCCGGGCCGACGGGATACAAACGCGGCGACTGGCGCTCGAACGGGCAGTTGCAGCAGACGGCGCAGAAGTTTGCGCGGATGGCCGGGACGTATCAGCGGCAGCTGCAGGAGTGCGATTGA
- a CDS encoding dihydrofolate reductase family protein → MRKLVVWNLMTLDGYFEGTKPWDIDFHNLAWGPELQRYAEQFGKEGNLLVFGRKTYEGMASYWPTAEGEGEIKAYMNGIAKIAVSRTMTEPGWNNARVVSDPIPELTRLKQEDGKTIFIFGSAELADSLLKAGLIDEIRVCLVPVILGGGNPLFKQAEGQVPLKLIESSTTEGGAVILRYEPVKA, encoded by the coding sequence ATGAGGAAGCTTGTTGTCTGGAACCTGATGACGCTCGATGGTTATTTCGAAGGCACGAAGCCGTGGGATATCGACTTCCACAATCTCGCCTGGGGCCCGGAGTTGCAGCGCTATGCCGAACAGTTCGGGAAGGAAGGCAATCTGCTGGTCTTCGGCCGCAAAACCTATGAGGGCATGGCCTCCTACTGGCCGACCGCCGAGGGCGAAGGTGAGATCAAAGCCTATATGAACGGCATCGCCAAGATCGCCGTGTCGCGGACGATGACCGAGCCCGGCTGGAACAATGCCCGCGTCGTCAGCGATCCGATCCCCGAACTGACGAGGCTGAAGCAGGAGGACGGCAAGACGATCTTCATCTTCGGCAGCGCCGAGCTTGCCGACAGCCTGCTGAAAGCGGGGCTTATCGATGAAATCAGGGTTTGCCTGGTGCCGGTCATTCTCGGCGGCGGCAATCCGCTTTTCAAACAGGCAGAGGGCCAGGTGCCGCTGAAGCTCATCGAATCCTCGACGACGGAGGGCGGCGCGGTAATCCTGCGCTACGAACCCGTCAAGGCTTAG